Proteins co-encoded in one Periophthalmus magnuspinnatus isolate fPerMag1 chromosome 20, fPerMag1.2.pri, whole genome shotgun sequence genomic window:
- the LOC117388464 gene encoding glycogenin-1 isoform X1, producing MAADQAFVTLATNDSYARGAMVLGKSLRNHNTTRKLVALIGPQVSEPCKGVLQRIFDEVRLVDVLDSGDTAHLAMMKRPDLGVTFTKLHCWTLTHYSKCVFMDADTLVLSNIDELFDRKELSAAPDPGWPDCFNSGVFVFCPSMETYGKLLQYCTEHGSFDGGDQGILNGFFGDWATADISKHLPFIYNLSSIAIYTYLPAFKQYGGNAKVVHFLGKTKPWNYTFDPKAKRISGSLHEAASHPTFLMDWWMLYSSAVVPLMYEQYGDQPFHSGCVEGESPLQAQALAPLMSSEERKEKWEQGQADYLGMDSFDNIQRKLDSFLK from the exons CAGACCAGGCTTTTGTGACATTGGCTACCAATGACAGTTACGCCCGGGGAGCTATGGTATTGGGAAAGTCCCTGCGAAACCACAACACTACAAGGAAGCTGGTAGCCCTCATTGGCCCACAAGTTTCAGAGCCATGCAA GGGAGTGCTGCAGAGGATCTTTGATGAGGTGCGGCTGGTGGATGTGCTGGACAGTGGAGACACCGCACACCTGGCCATGATGAAAAGACCAGACCTGGGTGTGACCTTCACCAAACTCCACTGCTGGACCCTTACACACTACTCCAAATGTGTGTTTATGGATGCAGACACTCTG GTGCTGTCCAACATTGATGAGCTGTTTGACAGAAAGGAGTTGTCCGCTGCCCCTGACCCTGGCTGGCCTGACTGCTTTAACtctggtgtgtttgtgttttgtccttcaatgGAGACATATGGCAAACTGCTACAGTACTGCACTGAACATGGCAGCTTCGATG GAGGTGACCAAGGAATCCTTAATGGTTTCTTTGGTGACTGGGCAACAGCTGACATCTCCAAGCATCTTCCATTTATCTATAACCTCAGCAGTATAGCCATCTACACATATCTCCCCGCATTTAAACA GTATGGTGGCAATGCCAAGGTTGTTCATTTCCTTGGTAAAACCAAGCCATGGAATTACACCTTTGACCCCAAAGCCAAGCGCATTTCTGGCAGTTTGCATGAAGCCGCGTCACACCCCACCTTCCTCATGGACTGGTGGATGCTGTATTCCAGTGCAGTGGTGCCTCTGATGTATGAGCAGTATGGAGACCAACCTTTCCACTCTGGATGTGTGGAG GGGGAGAGCCCATTGCAAGCGCAAGCTCTTGCACCTCTCATGTCATCAGAGGAGCGGAAGGAGAAATGGGAGCAGGGTCAGGCTGACTACTTGGGAATGGACTCGTTTGATAATATCCAGCGAAAGCTGGATAGCTTCCTCAAATGA
- the LOC117388464 gene encoding glycogenin-1 isoform X2 — translation MADQAFVTLATNDSYARGAMVLGKSLRNHNTTRKLVALIGPQVSEPCKGVLQRIFDEVRLVDVLDSGDTAHLAMMKRPDLGVTFTKLHCWTLTHYSKCVFMDADTLVLSNIDELFDRKELSAAPDPGWPDCFNSGVFVFCPSMETYGKLLQYCTEHGSFDGGDQGILNGFFGDWATADISKHLPFIYNLSSIAIYTYLPAFKQYGGNAKVVHFLGKTKPWNYTFDPKAKRISGSLHEAASHPTFLMDWWMLYSSAVVPLMYEQYGDQPFHSGCVEGESPLQAQALAPLMSSEERKEKWEQGQADYLGMDSFDNIQRKLDSFLK, via the exons ACCAGGCTTTTGTGACATTGGCTACCAATGACAGTTACGCCCGGGGAGCTATGGTATTGGGAAAGTCCCTGCGAAACCACAACACTACAAGGAAGCTGGTAGCCCTCATTGGCCCACAAGTTTCAGAGCCATGCAA GGGAGTGCTGCAGAGGATCTTTGATGAGGTGCGGCTGGTGGATGTGCTGGACAGTGGAGACACCGCACACCTGGCCATGATGAAAAGACCAGACCTGGGTGTGACCTTCACCAAACTCCACTGCTGGACCCTTACACACTACTCCAAATGTGTGTTTATGGATGCAGACACTCTG GTGCTGTCCAACATTGATGAGCTGTTTGACAGAAAGGAGTTGTCCGCTGCCCCTGACCCTGGCTGGCCTGACTGCTTTAACtctggtgtgtttgtgttttgtccttcaatgGAGACATATGGCAAACTGCTACAGTACTGCACTGAACATGGCAGCTTCGATG GAGGTGACCAAGGAATCCTTAATGGTTTCTTTGGTGACTGGGCAACAGCTGACATCTCCAAGCATCTTCCATTTATCTATAACCTCAGCAGTATAGCCATCTACACATATCTCCCCGCATTTAAACA GTATGGTGGCAATGCCAAGGTTGTTCATTTCCTTGGTAAAACCAAGCCATGGAATTACACCTTTGACCCCAAAGCCAAGCGCATTTCTGGCAGTTTGCATGAAGCCGCGTCACACCCCACCTTCCTCATGGACTGGTGGATGCTGTATTCCAGTGCAGTGGTGCCTCTGATGTATGAGCAGTATGGAGACCAACCTTTCCACTCTGGATGTGTGGAG GGGGAGAGCCCATTGCAAGCGCAAGCTCTTGCACCTCTCATGTCATCAGAGGAGCGGAAGGAGAAATGGGAGCAGGGTCAGGCTGACTACTTGGGAATGGACTCGTTTGATAATATCCAGCGAAAGCTGGATAGCTTCCTCAAATGA